The following coding sequences lie in one Cercospora beticola chromosome 9, complete sequence genomic window:
- a CDS encoding uncharacterized protein (antiSMASH:Cluster_6) → MEDEPADLSMRVNIAFPLTVLRPILAARSPAQVDEAAFNDIFWAIKAEASTREQHGRRRTVQLAPPVINLAAGASREDAIQIDSDDESAVPAPKRRKKNGRKAAVASRGRSELNARVSANTARPQQKSRPLGITERVLAAHHKAMELRAKTERLEHAKAKLIALRGVAFSDNGQSSALISRFEPDDRAPLAPHDENPPFHDTQRAQAGEEEGQKCEIPRAHSHVTDDLLVALGTD, encoded by the exons ATGGAAGATGAGCCCGCGGATCTGAGCATGCGCGTCAATATCGCGTTTCCACTCACAGTACTGCGACCAATCCTGGCAGCGCGTTCGCCAGCCCAAGTCGACGAAGCGGCCTTCAACGACATCTTCTGGGCCATCAAGGCGGAAGCCTCGACTCGTGAGCAGCATGGCCGCCGCAGAACCGTTCAACTCGCACCGCCCGTGATCAACCTTGCAGCTGGCGCGAGCCGAGAGGACGCAATCCAGATCGATTCGGACGACGAGTCGGCTGTACCAGCACCGAAACGCCGCAAGAAGAATGGCCGAAAGGCCGCTGTCGCGAGTCGCGGTCGCTCTGAATTGAACGCAAGAGTCTCAGCCAACACAGCTCGCCCTCAGCAAAAATCGCGGCCACTCGGAATCACAGAGCGCGTGTTGGCAGCGCACCACAAAGCGATGGAGCTTCGCGCCAAAACAGAGAGGCTGGAGCACGCAAAGGCCAAGCTGATCGCACTTCGTGGC GTCGCTTTCTCAGACAATGGCCAGTCCTCAGCCCTCATCTCCAGATTCGAGCCAGACGACCGCGCTCCGCTAGCTCCCCACGATGAAAATCCGCCATTCCACGACACGCAGAGAGCGCAGgctggcgaggaggaaggccAAAAATGTGAAATTCCGAGAGCACACAGCCATGTCACAGACGATCTTCTCGTGGCCTTGGGCACGGATTGA
- a CDS encoding uncharacterized protein (antiSMASH:Cluster_6), translated as MDFLKNAAGSLGGGNNNNNNNQQQGQQGQQGGNPEQQQQGSSSGGGGFLDGIMNKAHGAAGGGPESEKNEDYLDKGIDYVQEKFMGQGAQNNESAVEQAKDEQISDFIRGQYKSTTGKDMPIKDKPTALDRNVD; from the coding sequence ATGGACTTCCTCAAGAACGCGGCAGGCTCCCTCGGCGGCggaaacaacaacaacaacaacaaccagcaGCAGGGTCAGCAGGGTCAGCAAGGTGGAAACccagagcaacagcagcaaggcagcagcagcggaggcggcggcTTCCTCGACGGCATCATGAACAAGGCCCACGGCGCAGCTGGCGGAGGTCCAGAGAGCGAGAAGAACGAGGACTACCTGGACAAGGGCATCGACTACGTCCAAGAGAAGTTCATGGGTCAAGGCGCGCAGAACAACGAGAGCGCCGTCGAGCAGGCCAAGGACGAGCAGATCTCCGACTTCATTCGCGGCCAGTACAAGAGTACGACGGGCAAGGATATGCCGATTAAGGATAAGCCTACTGCTCTCGATAGGAATGTCGATTAG
- a CDS encoding uncharacterized protein (antiSMASH:Cluster_6~SMCOG1178:cobalamin synthesis protein/P47K family protein), giving the protein MVNPTEEKGSKARIPITILTGFTGCGKTTLILNLIPQLRKQNSGYKLALIKNEIGDVAVDSQLAQSAEMAATQELLGECICCVNVGQIGSALEELDSKNNPDRIIIETSGSAEPLKLVLEIKRLSDVTGRYELDGIISVIDAENWGGYASKSFTAKLQAKQTDLIVINKWEGLSERDYDLFLDKLGDLDVDTPQVKSDKGWVEKDLLFGFDQKLARNWLDAGEHHDHDHDHEDGEKHTSEVECLSVTLKSPAADAVVDLQKLEALLKAAPKDEVYRIKGVVYSSSSPKNGDGREINPGANGRSRYILNWSFGRWTWYHVEDDTSESPIARISIFTAPYESTKWSKKAHEFVKVAEGAQEELEVKRVQ; this is encoded by the coding sequence ATGGTCAACCCTACAGAGGAGAAAGGCTCAAAAGCCCGCATCCCAATCACCATCTTGACAGGCTTCACGGGCTGCGGCAAAACAACTCTGATCCTCAACCTGATACCGCAACTACGAAAGCAGAACTCAGGCTACAAGCTCGCACTCATCAAGAACGAAATCGGAGATGTCGCAGTGGACTCTCAACTCGCGCAATCGGCCGAAATGGCTGCAACGCAAGAACTCCTGGGCGAATGCATTTGCTGCGTAAATGTTGGCCAGATAGGGTCCGCACTGGAAGAACTGGACTCCAAGAATAATCCCGATAGAATCATCATCGAAACTTCAGGATCTGCTGAGCCGCTGAAGCTGGTCTTGGAGATCAAACGCTTGTCCGATGTGACAGGCAGGTACGAACTTGATGGCATTATCTCTGTCATTGATGCCGAGAACTGGGGCGGGTACGCTTCGAAGTCATTCACTGCGAAGCTCCAGGCGAAACAGACTGATCTCATCGTGATTAACAAATGGGAGGGCTTGTCAGAGCGAGATTACGACCTCTTCTTGGACAAGCTTGGTGATCTCGATGTTGATACGCCTCAAGTCAAGAGTGACAAAGGATGGGTGGAGAAGGATCTTCTATTTGGCTTTGACCAGAAGCTGGCTCGGAATTGGCTGGACGCAGGGGAGCATCATGACCACGACCACGATCACGAGGACGGGGAAAAGCACACCAGTGAAGTCGAATGCCTGAGCGTCACCTTGAAATCACCCGCCGCTGATGCAGTAGTCGAtctgcagaagctggaggcaTTGCTCAAGGCGGCACCGAAAGACGAGGTTTATCGCATCAAAGGCGTGGTGTACAGCAGCTCATCACCCAAGAACGGAGATGGCAGAGAAATCAACCCTGGAGCCAATGGCAGATCACGATACATCTTGAACTGGTCATTCGGACGCTGGACTTGGTATCACGTGGAAGATGACACATCTGAATCGCCAATCGCGCGCATCAGCATTTTCACAGCACCTTACGAGAGCACGAAGTGGAGCAAGAAAGCGCACGAGTTTGTGAAAGTCGCAGAAGGCGCtcaagaagagctcgaggtGAAGAGAGTGCAATGA
- a CDS encoding uncharacterized protein (antiSMASH:Cluster_6), protein MNVLYSKNEVDRFGGASERSTILPNGTYYGSNTIYHNLHCLHYIYKSLWKDRYFPELTADEENRLQMHSMHCLSYLKQTMECQPDLTPMIMYWPKTASMPTAQLDYPHQCVNWDKMNSWWRSRSFEPFAEGLLTHPEFGTPYGQQTGPQVGVVRLGGEETVHKHKPGDGLA, encoded by the exons ATGAATGTGCTCTACAGCAAGAATGAGGTCGACAGATTCGGCGGAGCCAGTGAGAGATCAACAATTTTGCCCAACGGCACTTATTATGGCTCCAATACCATATACCACAACCTCCATTGCTTG CATTACATCTACAAGTCTTTGTGGAAAGACCGGTACTTTCCGGAGCTGACAGCTGACGAGGAAAATCGATTGCAAATGCACAGCA TGCACTGCTTGTCCTATCTCAAACAGACGATGGAGTGTCAGCCTGACCTAACGCCGATGATCATGTATTGGCCGAAGACAGCTTCGATGCCGACCGCACAACTGGATTATCCGCATCAGTGTGTGAATTGGGATAAGATGAACAGCTGGTGGCGATCTCGATCGTTCGAGCCTTTTGCGGAAGGACTGTTGACACATCCAGAGTTCGGCACGCCGTATGGGCAGCAGACAGGTCCGCAAGTGGGCGTTGTGCGGCTCGGAGGGGAAGAGACGGTGCATAAGCATAAGCCTGGCGATGGATTGGCCTGA
- a CDS encoding uncharacterized protein (antiSMASH:Cluster_6) yields the protein MSTRTSSDASESTLQGQQSEEKVPFIDQEWRPTALPSRERPSLLRRIVPYLALATANLVFLLLISKLLEQRYIHGPNIVYTPAREAIEYEDKYFVLQDGWDKKYFPMEHYDGLRTAWKDLLIRKQNLLFAPQVMC from the exons ATGAGCACAAGAACTTCCAGCGACGCTTCGGAGAGCACACTTCAAGGGCAGCAGAGTGAAGAGAAGGTGCCGTTCATTGACCAAGAATGGAGACCGACAGCATTGCCCTCCAGAGAACGACCGAGTTTGCTCAGAAGAATAGTACCATATCTTGCACTCGCAACAGCGAACCTTGTCTTCTTGCTTCTCATATCGAAGTTGCTGGAACAGCGCTACATTCACGGGCCAAACATTGTATACA CTCCAGCTCGCGAAGCCATCGAGTACGAAGATAAGTACTTCGTTCTCCAAGATGGCTGGGACAAGAAGTATTTTCCGATGGAACATTATGATGGCCTGCGAACAGCATGGAAGGATCTACTCATCCGTAAGCAGAACTTACTTTTCGCACCTCAAGTAATGTGTTGA
- a CDS encoding uncharacterized protein (antiSMASH:Cluster_6) — protein sequence MQLVTSALVAALVAGNAFAAPINEKRQVAPEVPYEVGLTYGDYGRESAAKAEKRQFQDEVPYEVGLTYADYGREGAAKADKRQLSPEVPYEVGLTYGDYGRESAAKAEKRQFQEEVPYEVGLTYADYGREGAAKAEKRQFQDEVPYEVGLTYADYGREGATKVEKRQHAPEVPYEVGLTYADYGREGRESGVTTLNN from the exons ATGCAGCTCGTTACATCCGCTCTCGTCGCCGCCCTTGTGGCTGGCAATGCATTTGCTGCCCCCATCAATG AGAAGCGTCAGGTTGCGCCAGAGGTGCCGTACGAGGTCGGCTTGACATACGGCGAT TACGGACGAGAGAGTGCTGCGAAGGCTGAGAAGCGCCAGTTCCAGGACGAGGTCCCATATGAAGTCGGCTTGACCTACGCAGACTACGGCCGCGAAGGCGCTGCAAAGGCTGATAAGCGTCAG CTCTCCCCAGAAGTCCCATACGAAGTCGGCCTCACATACGGAGATTATGGTCGCGAGAGCGCTGCCAAGGCCGAGAAGCGCCAGTTCCAGGAAGAGGTCCCATATGAAGTCGGCCTCACATACGCTGACTACGGAAGAGAGGGTGCCGCAAAGGCCGAAAAGCGCCAATTCCAAGACGAAGTCCCCTACGAAGTCGGCTTGACCTATGCTGACTACGGTCGCGAGGGTGCTACCAAGGTCGAGAAGCGCCAGCACGCCCCAGAAGTTCCCTACGAAGTCGGCCTCACATATGCTGACTACGGTCGTGAAGGCCGCGAGAGCGGCGTGACGACTCTCAACAACTAG
- a CDS encoding uncharacterized protein (antiSMASH:Cluster_6) yields the protein MSSQAYQQLPIVEEKGSWEVSDSQHWPSRVTASNTISATTCLILCLLSSAVSMVAGYFLASRIQDSECFRRHSVYSPAISSIDTSYHNVLFNGTISEDSPYRGEPHPSIDAAWHDLMNFNLTYITGDELAQIPGHLDSIRMPPEAGIPDSYVGSLEVFHQLHCVNMLRKTNIWNYDYYNSTGHFSDPLDLQKEHFGHCIDMLRQVLMCNADVGIVTFRYVEDNPRPYPNFNNWHSCRNWDSIMEFADSRRVGKDWDRNYLHRQEDEKVWSVPP from the exons ATGTCTTCTCAAGCATATCAACAACTACCTATCGTCGAAGAGAAGGGATCTTGGGAAGTCTCAGATTCCCAACACTGGCCTTCACGGGTCACGGCCTCAAATACAATTTCCGCTACGACATGCCTGATACTATGTCTGCTCTCCTCAGCTGTGTCAATGGTGGCTGGCTACTTCCTCGCCTCGCGGATACAGGACTCAGAATGCTTTCGAAGACATAGCGTATACT CTCCCGCGATCTCCTCGATCGATACCTCATACCACAACGTCCTCTTCAATGGCACGATCTCGGAGGACTCGCCTTACAGAGGAGAACCACATCCTTCCATCGACGCAGCGTGGCATGATTTGATGAATT TCAACCTAACATACATCACCGGCGACGAGCTCGCGCAAATACCCGGCCATCTCGACTCGATCCGCATGCCACCAGAAGCCGGCATCCCAGACTCATACGTCGGCTCTCTAGAAGTCTTCCACCAGCTACATTGCGTG AACATGCTCCGTAAAACCAACATCTGGAACTACGACTACTACAATTCCACCGGACACTTCTCCGATCCTCTCGACCTACAAAAAGAACACTTTGGGCACTGCATCGACATGCTACGACAAGTCCTCATGTGCAACGCAGATGTCGGCATTGTGACATTCAGATATGTGGAAGATAACCCACGACCTTATCCCAATTTCAACAATTGGCACTCGTGTCGGAATTGGGATAGCATCATGGAATTCGCGGATAGTAGGAGAGTCGGAAAAGACTGGGATCGAAACTATCTGCATAGACAAGAGGATGAGAAGGTGTGGAGTGTGCCGCCTTAG
- a CDS encoding uncharacterized protein (antiSMASH:Cluster_6), whose translation MPGFPKLSLVEGAFEELALELATYLDNAKGDDGTTVTEITPLLANPEKPESKTDRDAVLKKIVTASSILNGAPERELQAAYNLLIHLVSHAEDPDPYLNRICQYLSQPLTSSPQNGGGIALGILSTLFNQVQPDDETRFHVLLAIISVIKNTGNFDTLAPQLKNVDSWVEEWELEAPEARKLYLAIADAATTAKETEEAYHYLLKGLNTIQTDAATPEARELSVRALKLALQKEKHFDFQDLTALDSIQALRKSDETLFELLELFSTENFDDLQDFKEGNGSFLQEQNINEDILDKKMRLLTLASLSAAAHQSRTLPYAQIAKALQIPSEDVESWVIDSIRSGLVEGKLSQQKQEFLIHRSTYRVFGDSQWREVAARLDVWRNSLQNVLAVIRQQKEEFVKEKEAELQNTNNNGERRGYRPNRGERNERREPQAIEVE comes from the coding sequence ATGCCGGGCTTCCCCAAGCTCAGCCTCGTCGAGGGCGCATTCGAGGAGCTCGCGCTCGAGCTCGCGACATACCTGGACAACGCAAAGGGCGACGACGGCACCACAGTCACAGAAATCACTCCTCTCCTCGCCAACCCGGAAAAGCCAGAGAGCAAGACGGATCGCGATGCCGTGCTCAAGAAGATCGTGACGGCCTCCTCGATTCTCAACGGCGCACCTGAGAGAGAACTGCAGGCGGCATACAATCTGCTCATCCACCTCGTGTCGCACGCCGAAGACCCAGATCCATACCTCAACCGCATCTGCCAGTATCTGTCACAGCCGTTGACTTCATCACCTCAAAACGGCGGCGGTATTGCCCTCGGGATATTGAGCACACTCTTCAACCAAGTCCAGCCGGATGACGAGACGAGGTTCCACGTTCTCTTGGCCATCATCAGCGTGATCAAGAACACGGGCAACTTCGACACTCTCGCACCGCAGTTGAAGAATGTGGACAGCTGGGTGGAGGAATGGGAATTGGAGGCGCCTGAGGCGCGGAAATTGTACTTGGCCATCGCAGACGCTGCGACGACCGCAAAAGAGACCGAGGAGGCATACCACTACCTGCTGAAGGGCCTGAACACAATCCAGACAGATGCCGCGACGCCAGAGGCTCGGGAGCTGTCAGTACGCGCGCTTAAGCTTGCgctgcagaaggagaagcactTCGACTTCCAGGACCTGACCGCACTGGACAGTATCCAGGCGCTCCGAAAGTCCGACGAGACACTTTTCGAGCTGCTCGAACTGTTCAGCACCGAGAACTTCGACGACCTCCAAGACTTCAAGGAGGGCAACGGTTCTTTCCTCCAAGAGCAGAACATAAACGAGGACATTCTCGACAAGAAAATGCGCCTCCTCACACTCGCCTCCCTCTCCGCAGCAGCCCACCAATCCCGCACCCTTCCCTACGCACAAATCGCCAAAGCCCTTCAAATCCCCTCAGAAGACGTCGAATCCTGGGTAATCGACAGCATCCGCTCAGGGCTCGTTGAGGGCAAACTCTCCCAGCAAAAGCAAGAATTCCTCATCCACCGCAGCACATACCGCGTCTTTGGCGACAGCCAATGGAGAGAAGTCGCAGCCCGACTAGACGTCTGGCGAAACAGCCTGCAGAACGTCCTGGCTGTCATCCGGCAACAAAAGGAAGAGTTCgtcaaggagaaggaagcggaGTTGCAGAATACAAACAACAACGGCGAGAGGAGAGGATACAGACCCAACAGGGGCGAGCGTAATGAACGCCGAGAGCCGCAAGCCATCGAGGTCGAGTAG
- the DED1_1 gene encoding DEAD-box ATP-dependent RNA helicase (antiSMASH:Cluster_6): protein MHVVNYDLPTDIDDYVHRIGRTGRAGNTGISTAFFNRGNRGVVRDLLDLLKEANQEVPSFLETIAREGSGFGGGRGGGRSGGGRGRGSSAMKDVRTYGGGQRPAYSGGMMGGGGGMGGGYGGGGGYGGGAGYGGGGGSYGNPGGASGSNSWW, encoded by the coding sequence ATGCACGTCGTGAACTACGACTTGCCCACCGACATTGACGACTATGTCCACCGTATTGGTCGTACTGGACGTGCCGGAAACACTGGTATTTCGACCGCCTTCTTCAACCGTGGCAACCGTGGAGTTGTTAGAGAcctcctcgatctcctcAAGGAGGCCAACCAGGAGGTTCCTTCCTTCCTCGAGACCATCGCTCGTGAGGGCTCTGGCTTCGGCGGTGGTCGTGGCGGAGGCCGCTctggtggtggtcgtggCCGCGGTTCTTCTGCCATGAAGGACGTCCGCACGTACGGCGGTGGCCAGCGTCCTGCCTACAGCGGAGGCATGATGGGCGGAGGTGGCGGCATGGGTGGCGGCTACGGAGGCGGTGGCGGCtacggcggtggtgctggctatggtggtggcggcggcagctACGGCAACCCAGGCGGAGCCTCTGGATCCAACAGCTGGTGGTAG
- the DED1_2 gene encoding DEAD-box ATP-dependent RNA helicase (antiSMASH:Cluster_6~SMCOG1122:ATP-dependent RNA helicase), with amino-acid sequence MADQLNMNGLSLKDSQHAPQGGPPQQDGFGGQERSAYIPPHLRAAGRGPPPAAAGPGAMNGNGNYPPPGGQNGYPAPGQRPPQGNGNTWGAAQTFTPRTGGNNWDNSPQLPSGFNRNGYSGGGGAGGHGGGGGAHRGAGDGQWRDGKHVPGPANQRLERELFGVLNDPTKQQTGINFEKYDDIPVEASGQGVPEPVTTFTNPPLDDHLLSNIELSGYKIPTPVQKYSIPIVMGGRDLMACAQTGSGKTGGFLFPILSQAFQNGPSGNVPSQSGFARQRKAYPTSLILAPTRELVSQIYDESRKFAYRSWVRPCVVYGGADIGSQLRQIERGCDLLVATPGRLVDLIERGRISLANIKYLVLDEADRMLDMGFEPQIRRIVEGEDMPPTDGRQTLMFSATFPRDIQLLARDFLREYIFLSVGRVGSTSENITQKVEYVEDIDKRSVLLDILHTHGAGLTLIFVETKRMADSLSDYLINQGFPATSIHGDRTQRERERALEMFRSGRCPILVATAVAARGKYSL; translated from the exons ATGGCGGACCAACTCAATATGAACGGCCTGTCCCTCAAGGACTCACAGCACGCGCCTCAGGGCGGTCCACCACAGCAGGACGGCTTCGGCGGACAAGAGCGCAGCGCCTACATCCCACCGCACCTCCGCGCCGCGGGACGTGGCCCACCGCCAGCTGCCGCTGGTCCAGGCGCCATGAACGGCAACGGTAACTACCCACCTCCAGGTGGCCAGAA CGGCTATCCGGCTCCAGGCCAACGCCCACCTCAAGGCAACGGCAACACTTGGGGCGCTGCACAGACGTTCACCCCACGCACCGGCGGCAACAATTGGGACAACTCGCCCCAGCTCCCGAGCGGCTTCAACCGCAACGGATAcagcggaggaggtggcgCTGGCGGacacggcggcggcggcggtgcccACCGCGGAGCAGGAGATGGACAGTGGAGAGACGGCAAGCACGTCCCTGGACCTGCAAACCAGCGTCTCGAGCGCGAGCTGTTCGGTGTCCTGAACGACCCCACCAAGCAACAAACGGGTATCAACTTCGAGAAGTACGATGACATTCCTGTCGAGGCTTCTGGCCAGGGCGTGCCCGAGCCGGTGACCACCTTCACGAACCCACCACTCGACGACCACCTGCTCTCGAACATCGAGCTGTCTGGCTACAAGATTCCAACACCAGTGCAGAAATACTCCATCCCAATCGTCATGGGCGGCCGTGACTTGATGGCTTGTGCCCAGACTGGTTCCGGAAAGACTGGTGGTTTCCTCTTCCCCATTCTGTCCCAGGCCTTCCAGAATGGCCCCAGCGGCAACGTGCCATCACAGAGTGGCTTTGCTCGTCAACGCAAGGCTTACCCTACCTCGCTCATTCTCGCCCCGACTCGTGAGCTTGTCTCGCAAATCTACGACGAGTCCCGCAAGTTCGCCTACCGCTCGTGGGTTCGTCCTTGCGTGGTCTACGGTGGTGCCGACATTGGTTCTCAGCTCCGCCAGATCGAGCGTGGCTGCGACTTGCTTGTTGCCACTCCTGGTCGTCTCGTCGACCTGATCGAGAGAGGCCGAATCTCGCTTGCTAACATCAAGTACCTCGTTCTCGATGAGGCTGATCGCATGTTGGACATGGGTTTCGAGCCCCAAATTCGCCGCATtgtcgagggcgaggacATGCCTCCAACCGACGGCCGCCAAACCCTCATGTTTTCGGCCACCTTCCCACGCGACATTCAGCTCCTCGCACGCGACTTCCTCCGAGAGTATATCTTCCTTTCGGTTGGACGTGTCGGCTCCACATCTGAGAACATTACTCAAAAGGTTGAGTATGTGGAGGACATTGACAAGCGTAGTGTGCTCCTCGACATCCTGCACACTCACGGTGCTGGATTGaccctcatcttcgtcgagaCCAAGCGCATGGCGGACTCTCTCTCCGACTACCTGATCAACCAAGGCTTCCCAGCTACCTCCATTCACGGTGACCGCACGCAGCGTGAGCGTGAGCGAGCTCTCGAGATGTTCCGCAGCGGTCGCTGCCCAATCCTCGTGGCCACTGCTGTTGCCGCACGTGGTAAGTACTCTCTGTGA
- a CDS encoding uncharacterized protein (antiSMASH:Cluster_6) translates to MKTSTFAAAFLFGSVLALPAPVPDNEADDKPKCVKPKEAEKFVDRYIGFLSRAGSDLGDAHATGEALAGDDIELHSFSINSAKGTPVNGNGDGLISKGKEDYINNVWGTHALPPQGIHTLSALAACDDGNSKIIWQWQFDSVEGNTDNPAPIRGFTLFSVVRDDGPAEFKIEKVDVEFDSIAWAADLKGSSGQQPAPQHGYQS, encoded by the exons ATGAAGACCTCAACATTCGCCGCAGCGTTCCTTTTCGGCTCCGTTCTCGCCTTACCAGCTCCCGTCCCAGACAACGAAGCCGACGACAAGCCCAAATGCGTCAAGCCAAAAGAAGCAGAGAAATTCGTTGATCGCTACATTGGCTTCCTCAGTCGCGCCGGTTCCGACCTTGGTGATGCGCACGCAACAGGCGAAGCTCTCGCCGGCGACGATATCGAGCTGCACTCATTTTCAATCAATTCGGCCAAAGGCACACCTGTCAATGGGAACGGAGATGGACTGATCTCCAAGGGCAAAGAAGACTACATCAATAATGTGTGGGGAACGCATGCACT GCCGCCACAAGGCATCCATACCCTCTCAGCTCTCGCTGCTTGTGATGACGGCAATTCGAAAATCATCTGGCAATGGCAATTCGACAGCGTTGAAGGCAACACAGACAACCCAGCGCCCATCAGAGGTTTCACTTTATTCAGCGTGGTTCGAGACGACGGCCCAGCAGAATTCAAGATCGAGAAAGTCGATGTCGAATTCGATAGCATTGCTTGGGCTGCAGATTTGAAAGGAAGTTCTGGTCAGCAGCCCGCGCCCCAGCACGGGTATCAGTCATGA
- a CDS encoding uncharacterized protein (SMCOG1092:hypothetical protein~antiSMASH:Cluster_6) encodes MEKLTSTAPSPESFDFVIIGAGITGINAAYRIEQQFPNETYVILDRRGEIGGTWAFFKYPGIRSDSDLYTMGFAWRPWSKSSPIADGPGIAKYVDESAKERGIDKHIRYNHDVLSMDWSSKRQLWSLDVTVNGEKKVLQAHFIIGGTGFFDYNNPRATTIPGLEKFKGAIAHPQFWPEDLDYTNKKVVIIGSGATAITILPIVAKKASHTTMLQRSPTYIMSMSMHSTLDTWIRRLFPGHLGYRIIAWRFTILAWLFFYFSQFFPNAARKALEKATTKELPDGMKYDPDFKPKYKVWDQRLCVCPDGDFFRAMDDGKARVVTGKIEAVEEDGILLTSGEKLQADVIVTATGLKLQMLGGAEVRIDKDRKIEIGEQYMWRGTMLQSVPNLMLVIGYWNNSWTLGSDLAVRIFLKNVKEMERQRATSFVPTLTKEEESKLETKPLWNMSSTYLQNKTYPKASSTAPWTVKDNYMRDWFVMMFGDLRRGLRFERGT; translated from the coding sequence ATGGAGAAACTTACATCGACAGCGCCCAGCCCAGAATCCTTCGACTTTGTGATCATCGGTGCTGGCATCACAGGAATCAACGCAGCGTACAGAATAGAACAGCAGTTCCCAAACGAAACATATGTCATTCTGGACCGTCGAGGAGAAATTGGTGGAACATGGGCTTTCTTCAAGTATCCGGGCATTCGATCAGACTCGGATCTCTACACCATGGGTTTTGCTTGGCGGCCGTGGTCCAAGAGCAGCCCGATTGCAGATGGTCCCGGCATTGCCAAGTATGTCGATGAATCTGCAAAGGAGCGAGGTATCGACAAGCACATACGATATAACCACGATGTTCTCAGCATGGACTGGAGTTCGAAACGACAGCTCTGGAGTCTCGATGTCACCGTCAATGGCGAGAAGAAAGTCCTCCAAGCCCACTTCATCATCGGCGGCACAGGCTTCTTCGACTACAACAATCCCCGAGCAACGACGATTCCTGGATTAGAGAAGTTCAAAGGCGCCATCGCACACCCTCAATTCTGGCCCGAAGATCTAGACTACACGAACAAGAAAGTCGTCATCATTGGCAGCGGTGCAACCGCAATCACAATCCTCCCCATCGTCGCAAAAAAAGCCTCCCACACAACCATGCTCCAACGCAGCCCAACCTACATCATGAGCATGTCCATGCACAGCACCTTGGACACCTGGATCCGTCGCCTCTTCCCCGGCCATCTCGGCTACAGAATCATCGCCTGGCGCTTCACCATCCTCGCCTGGTTGTTCTTCTATTTCAGTCAATTCTTCCCCAACGCAGCGAGGAAAGCTTTGGAGAAAGCTACGACGAAGGAGTTACCTGATGGAATGAAATATGATCCGGATTTTAAGCCGAAGTATAAGGTTTGGGATCAGAGACTTTGTGTTTGTCCCGATGGGGATTTTTTTCGAGCGATGGATGATGGGAAGGCGAGAGTCGTGACTGGGAAAATTGAGGctgtggaagaagatggcatcCTTTTGACCTCGGGAGAAAAACTCCAAGCAGACGTCATTGTCACAGCTACAGGCCTCAAACTTCAAATGCTCGGAGGCGCAGAAGTGAGGATTGATAAAGATCGCAAGATTGAGATTGGAGAACAATACATGTGGCGCGGCACAATGCTCCAGTCCGTCCCCAATTTGATGCTCGTAATCGGCTACTGGAATAATTCCTGGACATTAGGCAGCGATCTCGCTGTGAGAATCTTCTTGAAAAATGTAAAAGAGATGGAACGGCAGAGAGCGACCTCATTCGTTCCGACGTTGACGAAAGAGGAAGAAAGTAAATTGGAGACGAAGCCGCTGTGGAATATGTCGAGTACGTATTTACAGAATAAGACGTATCCGAAAGCGAGCTCGACAGCGCCGTGGACGGTGAAGGACAATTATATGAGGGATTGGTTCGTGATGATGTTTGGGGATTTGAGGAGGGGGTTGAGGTTTGAGAGAGGTACTTGA